The Coffea arabica cultivar ET-39 chromosome 3c, Coffea Arabica ET-39 HiFi, whole genome shotgun sequence genome contains a region encoding:
- the LOC113734809 gene encoding red chlorophyll catabolite reductase, chloroplastic isoform X3, which translates to MAMAVHICTNFLHSTHTVPSSLRPYPANPSSTTVVRTRVSCLSSSSSSPRMDPQTKFMEFPHVSAPIRDLMLGLVSSVETHLGSSLLPCSLPPDVQYYQNPNGNAEGTVFVRSAIPSSPVDFILGSWINCKLPSGGALNIASLSTYLKPSTNAPNFLIEVIQSTPTSLVLILDMPPRKDLVLYPEYLKTFYEDTELDRHRQLLEKLPEVTPYSSPSLYIRALISPTAILVRIEAEAGEITRIDEIIRDNLSPIANEMIEVWLSLCASVDKEVGEAEMAYLEKRDLITKTKTIEIDLGTNIPRLFGQEIADRVLGVLRGVFNV; encoded by the exons ATGGCTATGGCTGTTCACATATGTACCAACTTTCTACACTCAACTCACACAGTCCCATCTTCTCTTCGACCTTATCCTGCAAACCCATCTTCTACAACCGTCGTCAGAACCCGTGTATCCTGcctatcatcatcttcatcatcaccaAGAATGGATCCTCAGACCAAATTCATGGAATTCCCACATGTATCCGCCCCAATCAGGGACCTAATGCTGGGACTTGTATCTTCGGTAGAAACCCATCTGGGCTCTTCTCTTCTCCCTTGTTCTCTTCCACCTGATGTGCAGTACTATCAGAACCCCAATGGCAATGCTGAAGGCACCGTCTTTGTCAGATCCGCCATTCCCTCTTCCCCT GTTGATTTTATATTGGGAAGCTGGATTAACTGCAAGCTGCCATCCGGAGGAGCCTTGAACATAGCTAGCCTTTCAACCTATTTGAAACCCTCAACTAATGCCCCAAATTTTTTAATTGAGGTGATCCAGAGTACTCCAACATCTCTGGTTCTCATTCTTGATATGCCTCCAAGAAAAGATCTTGTCCTATATCCTGAATACCTCAAGACATTTTACGAGGACACTGAATTGGACAGGCACAGGCAACTTCTTGAGAAGCTGCCTGAGGTAACGCCTTACTCTTCCCCTTCTCTGTATATCCGAGCTCTTATCTCTCCAACAGCTATTCTTGTTCGCATAGAAGCTGAAGCTGGTGAAATAACGAGAATAGACGAGATAATTCGAGATAATTTGAGTCCTATTGCTAATGAAATGATCGAGGTATGGTTAAGTTTGTGTGCATCTGTGGATAAAGAAGTGGGAGAGGCTGAGATGGCTTACTTGGAAAAAAGGGATCTAATTACGAAGACAAAGACTATTGAGATTGATCTTGGCACCAACATTCCAAGATTGTTTGGGCAGGAAATTGCAGACCGAGTTTTAGGAGTTTTAAGGGGAGTTTTCAATGTTTGA